The Mycolicibacterium smegmatis genome has a window encoding:
- a CDS encoding acyl-CoA synthetase: MDFSAVTKPIERLLATAQNGLEVLRYGGLETGAVPSPFQIIQSVPMFKLRRYFPPDARPGAQIVGPPVLMVHPMMMSADMWDVTRESGAVGILHRAGIDPWVIDFGEPDKVEGGMERTLADHVVALSEAIDTVREVTGRDVHLAGYSQGGMFAYQAAAYRRSKDLASIIAFGSPVDTLAALPMNLPSSIAPAAADFMADHVFSRIDIPGWLARTGFQMLDPIKTAQSRIDFLRQLHDREALLPREQQRRFLASEGWIAWSGPAISELLKQFIAHNRMITGGFSIHGDLVTLSDINCPILAVVGEVDDIGQPASVRGIKRAAPQADVYEYLIRAGHFGLVVGSKASEQTWPTVAQWVKSLEIGEPMPEGVVPMATQPPDQHEGGVSISSRITHGANAATEVAFEVARNAADALVAANKSARTLVVETARTLPRLARLGQVNDHTRISLGRIMSEQARNAPSGEALLFDGRVHTYEAVDRRINNVVRGLIDVGVRQGAHVGVLMETRPSALVAIAALSRLGAVAVLIPPDVDLAEAIRLGGVSEIIADPTHLEAALALDVRVLVLGGGEDRNLNLPDGADVTDMEQIDPDSVELPGWYRPNPGLARDLAFVGFSTIGGELIPRQITNYRWALSAFGTASAANLGRADTVYCLTPLHHQSGLLVSLGGAVVGGSRIALSRGLQPNRFLQEIRQYGVTVVSYTWAMLREVIDDPSFTLKGSHSVRVFIGSGMPAGLWKRVTEVFEPAQVVEFFATTDGQAVLANVSGHKVGSKGRPLPGGGQIELAAYDPDDDLILEDEQGFVRRAEADEVGVLLARPRGPVDPTAVVKRGVFAPADTWVSTEYLFRRDEDGDYWQVDNRSAVIRTERGPVFATTISDAAGRLNAVDMAVTYGVDLGDREVAVTALALRPGGSIPTADLTVALTDLPVGNPPDFVHVVPDMELSATYRPLVAPLRAAGIPKPHRRNSWYFDADTGTYKRLTQAVRTELAGDDTDDAAVPTQ, translated from the coding sequence GTGGATTTCTCGGCAGTGACCAAGCCCATCGAGCGGTTACTGGCGACGGCGCAGAACGGTCTCGAGGTGCTGCGCTACGGCGGGCTGGAGACCGGCGCGGTGCCGTCGCCGTTCCAGATCATCCAGAGCGTGCCGATGTTCAAGCTGCGCCGGTATTTTCCGCCCGACGCGCGTCCCGGCGCGCAGATTGTCGGCCCGCCGGTGCTGATGGTGCACCCCATGATGATGTCCGCCGACATGTGGGACGTCACGCGTGAATCCGGGGCGGTCGGCATCCTGCACCGCGCGGGGATCGATCCGTGGGTCATCGATTTCGGCGAACCCGACAAGGTCGAGGGCGGCATGGAGCGCACCCTCGCCGATCACGTCGTCGCGCTGAGCGAGGCCATCGACACCGTCCGTGAGGTCACCGGGCGCGACGTGCACCTGGCGGGCTATTCGCAGGGCGGCATGTTCGCCTATCAGGCCGCGGCCTACCGCCGCTCGAAAGACCTGGCGAGCATCATCGCGTTCGGTTCGCCCGTGGACACGCTGGCGGCGCTGCCGATGAACCTGCCGTCGAGCATCGCGCCCGCCGCGGCGGACTTCATGGCCGATCACGTCTTCAGCCGGATCGACATCCCCGGGTGGCTCGCGCGCACGGGCTTCCAGATGCTCGACCCGATCAAGACCGCGCAGTCACGCATCGACTTCCTGCGCCAGTTGCACGACCGCGAGGCCCTGCTGCCGCGCGAGCAGCAGCGCCGCTTCCTGGCGTCCGAGGGCTGGATCGCGTGGTCCGGTCCGGCGATCTCGGAACTGCTCAAGCAGTTCATCGCGCACAACCGGATGATCACCGGTGGCTTCTCGATCCACGGCGACCTGGTGACGCTCTCCGACATCAACTGCCCGATCCTGGCCGTCGTGGGCGAGGTCGACGACATCGGCCAGCCCGCCTCGGTCCGCGGCATCAAGCGCGCCGCCCCACAGGCCGACGTGTACGAATACCTCATCAGGGCAGGGCATTTCGGCCTCGTCGTGGGATCCAAGGCCTCCGAGCAGACGTGGCCGACCGTCGCGCAGTGGGTGAAGAGCCTCGAGATCGGCGAGCCGATGCCCGAGGGCGTGGTCCCGATGGCGACGCAGCCGCCCGACCAGCACGAGGGCGGCGTCTCGATCTCGTCGCGCATCACCCACGGCGCCAACGCCGCGACGGAGGTGGCCTTTGAGGTGGCCCGCAACGCGGCCGACGCACTGGTGGCCGCCAACAAGTCGGCTCGAACCCTCGTCGTCGAGACCGCCCGGACGCTGCCCAGGCTGGCGCGCCTCGGTCAGGTCAACGACCACACCCGGATCTCGCTGGGCCGCATCATGAGTGAGCAGGCCCGCAACGCCCCCAGCGGCGAGGCGTTGTTGTTCGACGGCCGGGTCCACACGTACGAGGCCGTGGATCGTCGCATCAACAACGTGGTGCGCGGCCTGATCGACGTGGGGGTGCGACAGGGTGCGCACGTCGGCGTCCTGATGGAGACGCGCCCCAGTGCGCTGGTGGCGATCGCGGCGCTGTCCCGCCTCGGCGCGGTGGCCGTGCTGATCCCGCCCGACGTCGACCTGGCGGAGGCGATCCGCCTGGGCGGCGTGTCGGAGATCATCGCCGATCCCACCCATCTGGAGGCCGCGCTCGCCCTCGACGTGCGGGTGCTGGTGCTCGGCGGCGGCGAGGATCGCAACCTCAACCTGCCCGACGGTGCCGACGTCACCGACATGGAACAGATCGATCCCGACAGCGTGGAACTGCCCGGGTGGTACCGCCCCAACCCGGGTCTGGCGCGCGACCTCGCGTTCGTCGGTTTCAGCACGATCGGCGGCGAACTGATCCCTCGCCAGATCACCAACTACCGCTGGGCGCTGTCGGCGTTCGGCACCGCCTCGGCCGCCAATCTGGGCAGGGCGGACACCGTGTACTGCCTCACCCCGTTGCACCACCAGTCCGGTCTGCTGGTGAGCCTGGGCGGCGCCGTGGTCGGCGGCTCGCGCATCGCACTGTCCCGGGGATTGCAGCCCAACCGGTTCCTGCAGGAGATCCGCCAGTACGGCGTCACCGTGGTGTCCTACACGTGGGCGATGCTGCGTGAGGTGATCGACGATCCGTCGTTCACCCTCAAAGGAAGCCACTCCGTCCGGGTGTTCATCGGCTCGGGCATGCCCGCCGGGCTGTGGAAACGTGTGACCGAGGTCTTCGAACCGGCGCAGGTGGTCGAATTCTTCGCGACCACCGACGGGCAGGCGGTGCTGGCCAACGTGTCCGGCCACAAGGTCGGGAGCAAGGGACGCCCGCTGCCGGGCGGCGGACAGATCGAACTGGCGGCCTACGACCCCGACGACGACCTCATCCTGGAAGACGAGCAGGGCTTCGTCCGCCGGGCCGAGGCCGACGAGGTCGGGGTGCTGCTGGCGCGTCCGCGTGGCCCGGTCGACCCGACCGCGGTGGTCAAGCGCGGCGTGTTCGCGCCGGCCGACACCTGGGTGTCGACGGAATATCTGTTCCGCCGCGACGAGGACGGCGACTACTGGCAGGTGGACAACCGCAGTGCGGTGATCCGCACCGAACGCGGACCGGTGTTCGCCACGACCATCAGCGACGCCGCAGGACGCCTCAACGCCGTCGACATGGCGGTCACCTACGGCGTGGATCTGGGGGACCGTGAGGTGGCCGTCACGGCGCTCGCACTGCGGCCGGGCGGCAGCATCCCGACGGCCGATCTGACCGTGGCGCTGACGGACCTGCCGGTCGGCAATCCGCCCGATTTCGTCCACGTCGTTCCCGACATGGAACTCAGTGCCACGTACCGGCCCCTCGTGGCTCCGCTGCGCGCGGCAGGCATCCCGAAACCGCACCGGCGTAACTCTTGGTACTTCGACGCCGATACAGGGACGTACAAGAGGTTGACCCAGGCCGTGCGCACCGAGCTGGCCGGGGACGACACCGACGACGCGGCGGTTCCGACGCAATAG